In one Bacillus spongiae genomic region, the following are encoded:
- a CDS encoding DUF423 domain-containing protein, protein MKLFIIIGALNAFLSVAFGAFGAHALEGKLEQKYIETWQTAVQYQMFHSIGILVIAVFLGQYPASALLSWSSWLMLIGIILFSGSLYILSVTKISILGAITPLGGISFLVAWVLLIIASVKLM, encoded by the coding sequence GTGAAATTATTTATTATTATTGGGGCACTTAATGCCTTTTTATCCGTAGCTTTTGGTGCGTTTGGTGCACATGCACTTGAAGGAAAACTTGAACAAAAATATATTGAAACTTGGCAGACGGCCGTACAGTATCAAATGTTCCACAGTATAGGAATTCTTGTCATCGCTGTGTTCTTAGGGCAATATCCAGCAAGTGCCTTATTGTCTTGGTCGAGTTGGTTAATGCTTATAGGAATTATTTTATTTTCAGGAAGCTTATATATATTAAGTGTAACGAAAATTAGCATCCTAGGTGCCATCACTCCACTTGGAGGGATATCCTTTTTAGTAGCATGGGTTCTATTAATAATCGCATCAGTGAAATTAATGTAG
- a CDS encoding YwdI family protein, producing MNISYHSILSKMEKELQQAKSGGEIRDHLHIIKALCEVILDDTPASTTNVSVVEPIAPQKTTSVTLPEQRALKTDDGANGDSIFDF from the coding sequence TTGAATATTAGCTATCATTCCATTCTTTCAAAAATGGAAAAAGAGTTGCAACAAGCGAAAAGTGGGGGTGAAATACGAGACCACTTACACATTATAAAGGCATTATGTGAAGTGATTTTAGACGATACGCCTGCTTCGACAACAAATGTGTCTGTTGTCGAACCGATAGCACCCCAAAAAACGACTTCTGTTACGTTACCTGAACAACGTGCGTTGAAAACGGATGATGGTGCGAATGGAGACTCTATTTTCGATTTTTAA